One Orrella dioscoreae genomic window carries:
- a CDS encoding MraY family glycosyltransferase, whose amino-acid sequence MDLSSWPWWLFVAGAGLGWFLTGVLRRYALARNVLDVPNARSSHQQPTPRGGGLAFVIGFLLGLVALWLSGGVATDVACALGGAGAWIALVGFLDDHGHIQARWRLLAHFAAAAWILAWQGGAPPLAVGSATFQLGAVGSVLAALYLVWLLNLYNFMDGIDGIASVEAICATVGAAVLYVLVGQPGLLGTSLLLGATVAGFLVWNFPPARIFMGDGGSGFLGIVLGGLSLQAGWDAPALLWGWLILLGVFVVDATTTLLRRLLRGEKVYEAHRTHAYQYAARRWKSHKVVTLSVLVINIFWLLPWAMLVAVEWLPGWLGALVAYAPLLALALSLGAGRAESTTV is encoded by the coding sequence ATGGATCTGTCTTCCTGGCCCTGGTGGCTGTTCGTGGCCGGTGCCGGCCTTGGCTGGTTCCTGACCGGCGTATTGCGCCGTTATGCGCTCGCGCGCAACGTGTTGGATGTGCCGAATGCGCGCAGCTCGCATCAGCAACCCACGCCCCGCGGTGGTGGGCTTGCCTTTGTCATCGGTTTCCTGCTGGGCCTCGTGGCCCTGTGGCTGTCGGGAGGCGTGGCCACGGACGTCGCATGCGCCTTGGGCGGAGCGGGGGCGTGGATCGCATTGGTCGGCTTCCTGGACGATCATGGCCATATCCAGGCGCGCTGGCGCCTGCTGGCCCACTTTGCGGCGGCCGCCTGGATCCTAGCCTGGCAGGGAGGGGCACCGCCTCTGGCGGTGGGATCGGCCACCTTCCAGCTTGGCGCCGTGGGCAGCGTGCTTGCGGCGCTCTATCTGGTGTGGTTGTTGAATCTCTACAACTTCATGGACGGCATCGACGGCATCGCGAGTGTCGAGGCGATCTGCGCCACCGTCGGGGCCGCCGTGCTGTACGTCCTGGTGGGACAGCCCGGCCTGCTGGGGACGAGCCTGCTGCTGGGGGCGACGGTTGCTGGTTTTCTGGTGTGGAACTTCCCTCCCGCGCGCATTTTCATGGGCGATGGCGGCAGCGGTTTCCTGGGGATCGTGCTGGGCGGGTTATCCCTGCAGGCTGGCTGGGACGCGCCAGCGCTGCTGTGGGGGTGGCTCATACTGCTCGGCGTCTTCGTGGTGGACGCGACCACGACGCTGTTGCGGCGGCTGTTGCGCGGAGAAAAAGTCTATGAAGCGCACCGCACCCATGCCTATCAATATGCCGCGCGACGATGGAAAAGCCACAAAGTGGTGACTTTGTCGGTTTTGGTCATCAACATTTTCTGGCTGTTGCCTTGGGCCATGCTGGTGGCCGTCGAGTGGCTCCCTGGCTGGCTCGGTGCCCTGGTCGCCTATGCGCCGTTGCTTGCCTTGGCCTTGAGCCTGGGGGCGGGCCGTGCCGAAAGTACCACAGTATGA
- a CDS encoding SDR family oxidoreductase, with the protein MSVTVGVVGATSPAGQQVVAQLLAQGHRVVAYSRNPPVVAEQPGLRWASLDTAGQEAGAEQIPVWIALCHIWAVPAHLGRMAGLGAQRVVCLSSTSRYTKTASSNSYEEALVGRLVQGEEAVAREAAAAGIGWTILRPTLIYGRNTDRNLSEIVRLIRRLHVFPLFGRAAGLRQPIYVDDVAKAAVLAAFTPAARDQAYNISGAEVLSYREMVTRIFIAMGLRPKLLTVPIWLFNGALACLRLVPRYRGWNADMVQRMNRDMVFGHEEARRDFGFDPQPFVLRGVDVGR; encoded by the coding sequence ATGAGCGTTACGGTGGGTGTGGTGGGCGCGACGTCGCCCGCGGGCCAGCAGGTCGTTGCCCAACTGCTTGCCCAAGGGCATCGCGTGGTTGCGTATTCCCGCAATCCTCCCGTCGTTGCGGAACAGCCTGGCCTGCGCTGGGCATCGCTGGACACCGCTGGGCAAGAGGCGGGTGCCGAGCAGATTCCCGTGTGGATCGCGCTGTGCCATATCTGGGCGGTGCCTGCGCATCTCGGTCGGATGGCCGGGCTGGGTGCGCAGCGCGTGGTCTGCCTGTCGTCGACAAGCCGGTACACCAAGACGGCGTCGTCCAATTCCTACGAGGAGGCGCTGGTCGGCCGCCTCGTGCAGGGCGAGGAGGCCGTCGCCCGAGAGGCCGCCGCGGCAGGGATCGGCTGGACCATCCTGCGGCCCACCTTGATCTATGGCCGCAACACGGACCGCAATCTGTCGGAGATCGTCCGGCTGATCCGGCGGCTGCATGTCTTTCCGCTTTTTGGCAGGGCAGCCGGCCTGCGCCAGCCCATCTACGTGGATGATGTGGCAAAAGCGGCCGTGCTGGCGGCCTTCACGCCAGCGGCGCGCGATCAGGCTTACAACATTTCCGGGGCGGAAGTGCTGAGCTATCGCGAGATGGTTACCCGCATCTTCATCGCGATGGGCTTGCGCCCTAAGCTGCTGACGGTGCCGATCTGGCTCTTCAATGGGGCGCTGGCCTGCCTGCGTCTCGTGCCGCGTTATCGCGGCTGGAACGCCGACATGGTGCAGCGCATGAATCGCGACATGGTCTTTGGGCACGAGGAAGCCCGGCGCGATTTTGGTTTTGACCCGCAGCCGTTCGTGCTGCGTGGTGTCGACGTTGGCCGCTGA
- a CDS encoding glycosyltransferase family 4 protein, which translates to MPLTPAAQTEVSPTLLEEIQRHFSIVFTGNLGTAQAVETLLDAAERLQHLPDVRLVLVGSGSMSAWLAEQKAARGLDNVILAGRYPADEMPQFLSRARGLLVSLKRSEIYAQTVPAKVQSYLSAGKPIIASLDGEGARVVIEAGAGLACAAEDAVALADCIARLHGMSDPQRAELGAAGRAYFLAHFELTGQATRLAALLRSQVQGDSV; encoded by the coding sequence ATGCCCTTGACGCCTGCGGCGCAGACCGAGGTCAGCCCGACGTTGCTGGAAGAGATCCAGCGCCATTTCAGTATCGTTTTTACCGGCAACCTGGGAACCGCCCAGGCCGTGGAGACCCTGCTGGATGCCGCCGAGCGGCTGCAGCACCTGCCGGACGTGCGCCTGGTGCTGGTCGGAAGCGGCAGCATGTCGGCCTGGTTGGCCGAGCAGAAGGCCGCTCGCGGGCTGGACAACGTCATACTCGCCGGGCGATATCCCGCGGACGAGATGCCGCAGTTCCTCAGCCGTGCCCGAGGCCTGCTGGTTTCGCTCAAGCGCAGCGAGATATATGCCCAGACCGTCCCGGCGAAAGTGCAGTCCTACCTCTCCGCAGGCAAGCCGATCATTGCTTCCCTGGATGGAGAGGGCGCGCGGGTGGTGATCGAGGCAGGGGCCGGACTCGCCTGTGCGGCAGAGGATGCCGTTGCGCTGGCTGACTGCATCGCGCGCCTGCATGGCATGAGTGACCCGCAGCGTGCCGAGCTCGGCGCGGCGGGCCGCGCCTATTTCCTCGCGCATTTCGAGCTGACGGGCCAGGCGACGCGTCTGGCGGCCCTTTTGCGTAGCCAAGTCCAAGGAGATTCCGTATGA
- the wecB gene encoding non-hydrolyzing UDP-N-acetylglucosamine 2-epimerase, protein MKKLKVATVVGTRPEIIRLSRVMAALDRHCDHVLIHTGQNYDYELNEIFFQDLGIRKPDYFLNAAGASGAETIGKVIIGTDQALAEIQPEALLVLGDTNSCMAVLPAKRRKIPTFHMEAGNRCFDQRVPEEINRRIVDHTADINLTYSSIAREYLLREGLLPDRVIKTGSPMFEVLNHYREGIEASDILSRLGLEAGKFFVVSAHREENIDSDVNFGKLVDVLNTVAVTFGLPVIVSTHPRTQKRVDAMGARFHENVRLLKPLGFRDYNHLQMMSRAVLSDSGTITEESSILNFPALNIREAHERPEGMEEASVMMVGLETERVLQGLTLIADQPRGDERSLRLVADYSMPNVSDKVVRLIHSYTDYVNRVVWKK, encoded by the coding sequence CGCTGGACCGCCATTGCGACCACGTGCTGATCCACACGGGCCAGAACTACGACTACGAACTCAACGAGATCTTTTTCCAGGATCTGGGCATCCGCAAGCCGGACTACTTTCTGAATGCGGCGGGCGCCAGCGGCGCAGAGACCATCGGCAAGGTGATCATCGGGACGGACCAGGCGCTTGCCGAGATCCAACCCGAAGCCTTGCTGGTCCTGGGCGACACCAATAGCTGCATGGCAGTCCTGCCGGCGAAGCGGCGCAAGATCCCGACCTTCCACATGGAAGCCGGCAACCGCTGCTTCGACCAGCGCGTGCCCGAGGAGATCAATCGACGCATCGTGGACCACACCGCCGACATCAACCTGACCTACAGCAGCATCGCCCGCGAATACCTGCTGCGCGAAGGCCTGCTGCCGGACCGCGTCATCAAGACCGGCAGTCCGATGTTCGAGGTGCTCAACCATTATCGCGAAGGTATCGAGGCTTCCGACATCCTGTCGCGGCTTGGCCTGGAGGCGGGCAAGTTCTTCGTCGTCAGCGCGCACCGCGAAGAGAACATCGATTCGGATGTGAACTTCGGCAAGCTGGTCGATGTGCTGAATACCGTGGCCGTCACATTCGGCCTGCCTGTCATCGTGTCCACGCATCCGCGCACGCAGAAGCGGGTCGACGCGATGGGTGCGCGCTTCCATGAGAACGTGCGCCTGCTGAAGCCGCTGGGTTTCAGGGACTACAACCACCTCCAGATGATGTCGCGCGCGGTGCTGTCCGACAGTGGCACGATCACCGAGGAGTCTTCCATCCTGAACTTCCCGGCCCTCAATATCCGCGAGGCGCACGAGCGTCCCGAAGGCATGGAAGAGGCCTCGGTCATGATGGTGGGCCTGGAAACCGAACGCGTGCTGCAGGGCTTGACGCTGATCGCGGACCAGCCGCGCGGCGATGAGCGGTCCCTGCGCCTGGTGGCGGACTATTCGATGCCCAACGTGTCGGACAAGGTCGTTCGCCTGATCCACAGCTACACCGATTACGTGAACCGCGTCGTCTGGAAGAAGTGA